In a genomic window of Macrobrachium nipponense isolate FS-2020 chromosome 10, ASM1510439v2, whole genome shotgun sequence:
- the LOC135223452 gene encoding uncharacterized protein LOC135223452 — translation MDMQAIFLPEDDVINLKSDLLRFAVSLNEMHQRHFPANPESSLAQTLSVAEMLSYNLQNKTAEAEALARDLLMWTVRHNNLERHNPFIFAALNIFGSVASLGLGISNRLKINYQNKRIEFLQHENELVLSELRNQLSSINQIMSLVNEHSSNIDQIMEVQHLLATLAYYSSKIDHIRTKISHFIEKSKDYVEAITLATRGVLSPHLLPIKDLTLTLENRREKLGYVPLLDAHKIEFYYSLISVSVENYRIMITIPFDSSDAWQAYKIAPFPTFMTNNSSPVISNLTGHVLISPDRESYTVIKDLDKFTHCSEAMNNKVCTADSFEFHPMSMDSCELGIVLNCSLSHTHEGCLKKIYPFDDNKFNFRLNNGSWVRYDKAGFEVACPDWSTAHSKVFFAADGCTGTSTNYRSKGLTLSSVNGPTLRTSHGQLLLSHHYLSHTKRRWLIV, via the coding sequence atGGATATGCAGGCGATCTTTCTCCcggaggatgacgtcattaacctaaagagtgacctgttgcggtttgctgtttcgttgaatgaaatgcaccaacgtcattttcctgcTAACCCAGAGAGTTCGCTAGCACAAACGCTGAgtgtcgcggaaatgttatcatacaacttgcaaaataaaaccgccgaggcagaagctctggctcgagatctgcttatgtggactgtgcggcacaataacctCGAACGTCAcaacccgtttatctttgctgcattaaacatctttggatctgttgcaagtttaggcttaggaatttcaaatcgtcttaaaataaattatcagaataagagaattgagtttttgcaacatgaaaacgaattagttttgTCAGAATTGCGCaaccagttatcctcaatcaatcaaataatgagtttggtgaacgaacattctagtaatatcgatcagattatggaagtgcaacacttgctggctacgttagcttattatagttcgaaaatagatcatatccgtaccaaaatttcacattttattgagaaatcaaaagactatgtagaagctattacgctagcaacaaggggtgttttatccccacatcttttgcctattaaagatctgactttaactttggagaacagacgggagaaactaggttatgttcctttattagacgcccataagatagaattttattatagtttaatatcagtaagcgttgaaaattacaggatcatgatcacaattccctttgattcttctgatgcctggcaagcatacaaaatagcaccattcccaactttcatgacgaataactcaagtccagtaatatccaatttgacgggacacgtattgatttcccctgatagggaatcatatacagtcattaaagacttagacaaattcactcactgttcagaagccatgaataataaagtttgtacagctgactccttcgAATTCCATCCTATGTCAATGGATTCGTGCgagttaggtatagtgctaaactgttctctctcccatacacacgaaggttgtctgaaaaaaatttatccttttgacgataataagttcaattTCAGACTGAACAACGGCTCGTGGGTACGATACGACAAGGCCGGCTTCGAGGTGGCATGTCCAGACTGGTCCACAGCCCACTCCAAGGTTTTCTttgcagccgatggttgtaccgGGACGTCCACGAACTACAGGTCCAAGGGGTTAACACTATCATCCGTGAACGGGCCTACTTTGCGAACTTCACATGGACAACTActgttatcccatcactacctctcccatacaaagcgaaggtggctcatcgtttaa